From Alphaproteobacteria bacterium, the proteins below share one genomic window:
- the leuA gene encoding 2-isopropylmalate synthase — protein MMPGASDKYVPFKPIDIRDRKWPNVVITKPPIWCAVDLRDGNQALIEPMDSDRKSRMFKLLCDMGFKEIEVGFPAASETDFDFVRELIEKKMIPDDVTIQVLTQSRPELIERTFEACRGAKRAIVHLYNSTSTLQRRVVFGLDYAGIIDIAVSGAKLVKQLADADPGTEWVYEYSPESFTGTELEFARDICAAVGDVYRPTPQKKMIINLPATVEMASANIYADQIEWCHRNFKYRDSIVLSLHPHNDRGTGVAAAELGFMAGADRIEGCLFGNGERTGNVDLVTLGLNMYTQGVDPQIDFSNINEIRQTVEYCNQLPVHPRHPYGGDLVFTAFSGSHQDAINKGFKALQSSNSKIWEVPYLPIDPADLGRSYEAIIRINSQSGKGGIAYILKADYGIDMPRMLQVEFSKVIQQIADDTGKEIQPTLIWETFQREYLQRKMPVEFFEHTTVPNPGAPEQRLLDAEVKFNGFRKKITGSGNGPIAAYVDALVNNCGIRLRVRDYHQHAAGAGSDATAVSYIEAEAGDGRVVWGVGMDSNIVAASLKAVTSAANRIAGTPRRVD, from the coding sequence ATGATGCCCGGGGCCAGCGACAAGTACGTCCCCTTCAAGCCGATCGACATCAGGGACCGGAAATGGCCCAACGTGGTGATCACCAAGCCGCCGATCTGGTGCGCGGTCGATTTGCGCGACGGCAACCAGGCGCTGATCGAGCCGATGGATTCCGACCGTAAGAGCAGGATGTTCAAGCTGCTTTGCGACATGGGCTTCAAGGAGATCGAGGTCGGCTTTCCCGCCGCGTCGGAGACCGATTTCGACTTCGTGCGCGAGCTGATCGAGAAGAAGATGATCCCGGATGACGTCACCATCCAGGTGCTGACGCAAAGCCGGCCCGAGCTGATCGAGCGCACCTTCGAGGCCTGTCGCGGCGCGAAGCGGGCCATCGTCCATCTCTACAACTCGACCTCGACCCTGCAGCGCCGGGTGGTGTTCGGCCTCGACTACGCCGGCATCATCGACATCGCCGTATCGGGGGCGAAGCTGGTCAAGCAGCTGGCCGATGCCGATCCCGGCACGGAGTGGGTCTACGAGTACTCGCCCGAGAGCTTCACCGGCACCGAGCTGGAGTTTGCGCGCGACATCTGCGCGGCCGTAGGCGACGTCTACAGGCCGACGCCGCAGAAGAAGATGATCATCAACCTGCCGGCGACGGTGGAGATGGCCTCGGCCAACATCTACGCCGACCAGATCGAATGGTGTCACCGCAACTTCAAGTACCGCGACTCGATCGTCCTCTCGTTGCACCCGCATAACGACCGCGGCACCGGCGTGGCGGCGGCGGAACTGGGCTTCATGGCCGGCGCCGATCGCATCGAGGGCTGCCTGTTCGGCAACGGCGAGCGCACCGGAAACGTCGACCTCGTGACCCTGGGGCTGAACATGTACACCCAGGGCGTCGATCCGCAGATCGACTTCTCCAACATCAACGAGATCCGCCAGACGGTGGAGTACTGCAACCAGCTGCCGGTGCACCCCCGCCACCCCTATGGCGGCGACCTGGTGTTCACCGCGTTCTCGGGCTCGCACCAGGACGCGATCAACAAGGGCTTCAAGGCGCTGCAATCCTCCAACAGCAAGATCTGGGAGGTGCCCTACCTGCCGATTGACCCCGCGGATCTCGGGCGCAGCTACGAGGCGATCATTCGCATCAACAGCCAGTCGGGCAAAGGCGGCATCGCCTACATCCTCAAAGCCGACTACGGCATCGACATGCCGCGCATGCTGCAGGTCGAGTTCTCAAAGGTGATCCAGCAGATCGCCGACGACACCGGCAAGGAGATCCAGCCGACGCTGATCTGGGAGACCTTCCAGCGCGAGTACCTGCAGCGCAAGATGCCGGTGGAGTTCTTCGAGCACACCACCGTGCCCAACCCCGGCGCGCCCGAGCAGCGTCTTCTCGATGCCGAGGTGAAGTTCAACGGCTTCAGGAAGAAGATCACCGGCAGCGGCAACGGGCCGATCGCCGCCTATGTCGACGCGCTGGTCAATAACTGCGGCATCCGGCTCAGGGTGCGCGACTATCACCAGCACGCCGCCGGCGCGGGCTCCGATGCGACGGCGGTCAGCTACATCGAAGCGGAAGCCGGCGACGGCCGCGTCGTCTGGGGCGTCGGCATGGATTCCAACATCGTCGCCGCATCGCTCAAGGCGGTGACCTCCGCCGCCAACCGCATCGCCGGCACGCCCAGGCGCGTCGATTGA
- a CDS encoding GTP-binding protein, whose protein sequence is MSTTAPEERIPVSVLTGFLGSGKTTLLRELLRKPEMGDTAVIINEFGEIGLDHQLVEKSNEEGMVELSSGCLCCTVRGDLVRTMGELYLKRQRGEINAFKRMVVETTGLADPAPIIHTLMTDPLLSTRYRLDGVVTTVDAVNGASTLDNHMESVKQAAVADRLLLTKTDIADAPVVDELKHRLQHLNPGARMFSIQHGEVSPGDIMNAGLYNPETKNADVKRWLHEEAYLGDPHRHHHHHGDGHHHHHHDHEHGHSHDHGDEPKGDQNQPFAGPGPEHYAEQQDPHDVNRHDDRIRAFCLTFDKPFAWATVAGALDALVTYRGPDLLRVKGILNVAESDKPVVIHGVQHVFHPPAVLEKWPDEDRRSKIVFITRDIPEATIRRVLKSFIDGADQWTST, encoded by the coding sequence CAAGACCACCCTGCTGCGCGAGTTGCTGCGCAAGCCCGAGATGGGCGACACGGCGGTGATCATCAATGAGTTCGGCGAGATCGGGCTGGATCACCAGCTGGTCGAGAAGTCGAACGAGGAGGGCATGGTCGAGCTCAGCAGCGGCTGCCTGTGCTGCACCGTGCGCGGAGACCTCGTGCGCACCATGGGCGAGCTCTATCTCAAGCGCCAGCGCGGCGAGATCAACGCCTTCAAACGCATGGTGGTGGAGACCACGGGGCTGGCTGATCCGGCGCCGATCATCCACACGCTGATGACCGATCCGCTGCTGTCGACGCGCTATCGGCTCGACGGGGTCGTGACCACCGTCGACGCGGTCAACGGCGCCAGCACGCTCGATAACCACATGGAGTCGGTGAAGCAGGCCGCGGTCGCCGACCGGCTGCTGCTGACCAAGACCGACATCGCCGACGCGCCGGTGGTCGATGAGCTGAAGCACCGGCTGCAGCATCTCAATCCCGGGGCGCGGATGTTCAGCATACAGCACGGCGAGGTCTCGCCGGGCGACATCATGAACGCCGGCCTCTACAACCCCGAGACCAAGAACGCCGACGTCAAGCGCTGGCTGCACGAGGAAGCCTATCTTGGCGACCCGCACCGCCATCACCATCATCACGGCGACGGCCATCACCACCATCATCACGACCACGAGCATGGTCATTCGCACGACCATGGCGACGAACCGAAGGGCGACCAGAACCAGCCCTTTGCCGGACCGGGGCCGGAGCACTACGCCGAGCAGCAGGACCCGCACGACGTCAACCGTCACGACGATCGCATCCGCGCCTTCTGCCTGACCTTCGACAAGCCCTTCGCCTGGGCCACGGTTGCCGGTGCGCTCGACGCGCTGGTGACCTATCGCGGCCCGGACCTGCTGCGCGTGAAGGGCATCCTCAATGTCGCCGAAAGTGACAAGCCCGTCGTGATCCACGGCGTGCAGCACGTGTTCCACCCGCCGGCCGTGCTCGAGAAATGGCCGGACGAGGATCGGCGCTCAAAGATCGTCTTCATCACCCGCGACATCCCCGAAGCCACGATCCGCCGCGTGCTGAAGTCGTTCATCGACGGCGCCGATCAGTGGACCAGCACTTGA